The following are from one region of the Stanieria cyanosphaera PCC 7437 genome:
- a CDS encoding diflavin flavoprotein: protein MSPNPAKDVQVFPIAANTRVMRSRTWERLKFEIEYALQKGTTANSYLIEGDKTALIDPPGESFTEIFLAALRERIDLSQLDYLILGHLNPNRGTTIKALLELAPQLKLVCSNPGAISLRKILSETELNITVIKGEETLDLGKGHHLEFLLTPNPRYPDQLCTYDPKTQVLYTDKLFGAHVCGEQVFDEGWTVYNEDRRYYFDCLMAPHARQIEAALDKIAGKNAKIYATGHGPLVRYSLTELTLDYRAWLKNQSDRDVTVALIYASAYGNTATIAQALARGITKAGVGVESINAEFAEPEEIKAILTKASGIMVGSPTLGGHAPTQIQTALGIILANTDKTKLVGVFGSFGWSGEAIDLLESKFRNAGYSFGFEPIRVKFKPTDLILKTCEETGTDFAQALKKSQKVRKGKQGTITSESDRTEQALGRIVGSLCIVTTKFHELKGAMLASWVSQATFNPPGITVAVAKERAIESLLHLDSNFVLNILQEGKHLGLMKHFLKPFAPGEDRFIGVATEEAENGCPILTDALAYVECQIKSRLECGDHWVIYATATQGKLLQSEGITAVHHRKSGSHY, encoded by the coding sequence ATGTCTCCAAATCCAGCCAAAGACGTTCAAGTTTTTCCGATTGCTGCTAATACCAGAGTAATGCGATCGCGTACTTGGGAGAGATTGAAGTTTGAAATTGAATACGCTTTACAAAAGGGAACTACTGCTAATTCCTATTTAATAGAAGGAGACAAAACAGCTTTAATCGATCCACCAGGAGAATCTTTTACGGAGATTTTTTTGGCTGCGCTAAGAGAAAGAATCGATCTAAGTCAACTTGACTATTTGATTTTAGGACATCTTAATCCTAATCGTGGTACTACCATCAAAGCTTTGTTAGAGCTTGCACCTCAACTTAAGCTCGTTTGTTCTAATCCAGGGGCAATTTCTTTACGTAAAATTCTCTCCGAAACCGAATTAAACATTACGGTAATCAAAGGAGAAGAAACTCTAGATTTAGGAAAAGGTCATCATTTAGAATTTTTACTTACTCCTAATCCTCGTTATCCCGATCAACTTTGTACTTACGATCCGAAAACTCAAGTTTTATATACAGATAAACTATTTGGGGCGCACGTTTGTGGTGAACAAGTTTTTGATGAAGGCTGGACGGTTTACAATGAAGACCGTCGTTACTACTTTGATTGTTTGATGGCTCCCCATGCCCGTCAAATCGAAGCAGCTTTAGATAAAATTGCAGGAAAAAATGCCAAAATTTATGCTACAGGTCATGGGCCTTTAGTTCGCTACAGTTTAACAGAATTAACGCTAGATTATCGAGCTTGGCTCAAAAACCAGAGCGATCGCGATGTGACGGTGGCTTTGATTTATGCTTCTGCCTATGGTAACACCGCTACGATTGCCCAAGCTTTAGCAAGAGGAATCACCAAAGCAGGGGTAGGAGTAGAATCGATTAATGCTGAATTTGCTGAACCAGAAGAAATTAAAGCAATACTAACCAAAGCTTCAGGAATAATGGTCGGTTCACCTACTTTGGGAGGACACGCACCGACTCAGATTCAAACTGCATTAGGAATAATTTTAGCTAATACTGATAAAACCAAATTAGTCGGTGTGTTTGGTTCGTTTGGTTGGAGTGGAGAAGCGATCGATTTATTAGAAAGTAAATTTCGTAATGCTGGTTATAGTTTTGGTTTTGAACCAATTCGAGTTAAATTTAAACCAACTGATCTGATCCTCAAAACTTGTGAAGAAACAGGCACAGATTTCGCTCAAGCACTGAAAAAATCCCAAAAAGTCCGTAAAGGAAAACAAGGAACAATAACTTCTGAAAGCGATCGCACTGAACAAGCCTTAGGCAGAATTGTAGGTTCTCTTTGTATTGTGACTACTAAATTTCATGAATTAAAAGGAGCAATGTTGGCTTCATGGGTATCTCAAGCCACTTTTAATCCTCCTGGTATTACTGTAGCTGTCGCCAAAGAACGAGCGATCGAATCTTTGTTACATCTAGATAGTAATTTTGTTTTAAATATTTTGCAAGAAGGTAAGCATTTAGGTTTAATGAAGCATTTTCTCAAACCTTTTGCCCCAGGAGAGGATCGTTTTATCGGAGTTGCGACTGAAGAAGCAGAAAATGGCTGTCCAATTTTGACCGATGCGTTAGCTTATGTAGAATGCCAGATCAAGAGTCGATTAGAATGTGGAGATCATTGGGTCATTTATGCCACAGCCACTCAAGGTAAACTATTACAATCTGAAGGCATTACTGCGGTTCACCATCGTAAATCTGGTAGTCATTATTAG
- a CDS encoding M20 metallopeptidase family protein — translation MVFSLPRSYSVNLEQIRLEIRALQAQLVEWRRTIHQKPELAFQEHLTAEFITQKLQEWGIESQTEIAQTGIVATIKSNDPGKVLAIRADMDALPIQEANEVTYRSQHPGKMHACGHDGHVAIALGTAYYLTQHRQDFSGTVKIIFQPAEEGPGGAKPMIEAGVLKNPDVDAIIGLHLWNNLPLGTVGVRSGALMAAVECFRCTIFGKGGHGAMPDQTIDSIVVSAQIVNALQTIVARNINPIDSAVVTVGELHAGTALNVIADTARLSGTVRYFNPALEQKIQLRIEEIIAGVCQSHGAKYELDYWQLYPPVINDATMAELVRSVATKVVETPLGVVPECQTMGGEDMSFFLKEVPGCYFFVGAANPEKGLAYPHHHPRFDFDETALAMGVEMFVRCVEQFLSLN, via the coding sequence ATGGTTTTTAGTCTTCCCCGCTCTTATTCAGTTAATTTAGAACAAATTCGTTTGGAAATTCGAGCTTTACAAGCGCAATTGGTTGAATGGCGACGTACAATTCATCAAAAACCAGAATTAGCATTTCAAGAACATCTAACCGCAGAATTTATTACTCAAAAATTACAAGAATGGGGAATTGAATCTCAAACAGAAATAGCTCAAACGGGTATAGTAGCTACGATTAAAAGCAATGATCCGGGGAAAGTCTTAGCTATTCGTGCTGATATGGATGCTTTACCAATTCAAGAAGCTAATGAAGTTACTTATCGTTCCCAACACCCAGGCAAAATGCACGCTTGTGGACATGATGGTCATGTTGCGATCGCTCTTGGAACAGCTTATTATCTTACTCAACATCGTCAAGATTTTAGTGGTACAGTCAAAATTATCTTTCAACCTGCTGAAGAGGGACCTGGTGGAGCGAAACCGATGATTGAAGCAGGAGTTTTAAAAAATCCTGATGTTGATGCGATCATAGGTTTACATCTTTGGAATAATTTACCTCTAGGGACAGTAGGAGTCCGTAGCGGAGCGTTAATGGCAGCAGTAGAATGTTTTCGCTGTACAATTTTCGGCAAAGGCGGACATGGTGCAATGCCAGATCAAACGATTGATTCAATTGTAGTAAGCGCACAAATTGTCAATGCCTTACAAACCATTGTTGCTCGTAATATTAACCCCATCGATTCGGCGGTAGTAACAGTAGGTGAGCTTCATGCAGGTACAGCTTTAAATGTTATTGCTGATACTGCTCGTCTCAGTGGCACTGTGCGTTACTTTAATCCTGCCTTAGAACAAAAAATTCAACTAAGAATTGAAGAAATTATTGCTGGTGTTTGTCAAAGTCATGGAGCTAAATATGAATTGGATTATTGGCAACTTTATCCCCCAGTAATTAACGATGCTACTATGGCTGAGTTGGTTCGTTCAGTAGCAACTAAAGTAGTAGAAACTCCTCTCGGTGTAGTCCCTGAATGTCAGACGATGGGAGGGGAAGATATGTCTTTCTTTTTAAAAGAAGTTCCAGGTTGTTACTTTTTTGTCGGCGCAGCAAATCCTGAAAAAGGTTTAGCTTATCCTCATCATCATCCACGTTTTGATTTTGACGAAACTGCTTTAGCAATGGGAGTAGAAATGTTTGTTCGTTGTGTTGAGCAATTTTTATCACTCAATTAA
- a CDS encoding DUF4079 domain-containing protein — MINLISLFAFTYLKSEDLAALIHPAIAVAFVFPLIGIVVNYAWQTRQRRLQIAAGDKSKIPPVVGREHVQMGRWLTGAVVGVTLIALAYSVVFGSGGFLEQQTKGNLNTTQLILIILMFIATIASLILLYRARQSLWRGIFATLSGMGLIILGSQDGVYRLGNEWYWSHYYYGIAVSLLMIFSLAIIEDIYKDRANRWRYVHIILNCLALLLFLGQGITGARDLLEIPLSWQKPAVYKCNFNKRSCQAINPLLPDNNQVDC; from the coding sequence ATGATTAATTTAATCAGTTTATTTGCCTTTACTTATCTCAAAAGTGAAGATCTGGCTGCTTTAATTCATCCTGCGATCGCAGTTGCTTTTGTTTTTCCGCTCATCGGTATAGTAGTTAATTATGCTTGGCAAACTCGTCAACGTAGATTACAAATCGCAGCAGGTGATAAGAGTAAAATTCCTCCTGTAGTCGGTAGAGAACACGTTCAAATGGGACGTTGGTTGACTGGTGCAGTAGTAGGAGTTACTTTAATTGCTTTAGCTTATTCAGTAGTGTTTGGTTCTGGTGGTTTTTTGGAACAGCAAACTAAGGGAAATTTAAACACTACTCAACTGATTCTGATTATTTTGATGTTTATTGCTACCATAGCTTCCTTAATCTTGCTTTATCGTGCCAGACAATCTTTATGGCGAGGAATTTTTGCCACTCTCAGTGGGATGGGTTTAATTATTTTGGGTAGTCAAGATGGAGTGTATCGATTAGGTAATGAGTGGTATTGGTCGCATTATTATTATGGAATTGCTGTTTCTTTGTTAATGATTTTTTCTTTGGCAATTATTGAGGATATTTACAAAGATCGTGCTAATCGTTGGCGTTATGTCCACATTATTCTTAATTGTTTAGCTTTACTGTTATTTCTTGGTCAGGGGATAACTGGCGCACGAGATTTATTAGAAATTCCTCTGTCTTGGCAAAAACCAGCAGTTTATAAGTGTAATTTTAATAAAAGAAGTTGTCAGGCAATCAATCCGCTTCTACCAGACAATAATCAAGTTGATTGTTAA
- a CDS encoding hybrid sensor histidine kinase/response regulator gives MSVTIGEFSKILIITNDIKIRHNLEQVLSQFYELFWADEEKSALELIKSDCPNLIILALTNTEINNICLFTQLRNKPETALISVIVLTTIANPRQWRTAMEMGADDVLFLPCTDTELHKAIATRLTKQTCYLAYTQQELDQLRENIIKFLPHEMRTALTGILSASDLLINQQYSLNWSIIREMLICINSSSQRLLRLIDNFLLYAELKVIENNPDITQLYCLHQIDSVKEKIKAIAHKSAQKYYRQDSLIIDLQNACLQINETNLTKLIEELIDNACKFSPEHSAIHINSQIDKNQFILTIKDYGRGMTHKQIASIDMGIQFERNYYEQQGFGLGLAIVRQIAQIYKVKLEIKSIPKQTTIVKLVIPLADCSKNSTYSKITHISNWYSTQTININYSF, from the coding sequence ATGTCAGTTACAATTGGTGAATTTTCCAAGATTTTAATAATTACTAACGACATAAAAATTCGTCATAATCTAGAACAAGTTTTATCTCAATTTTACGAATTATTTTGGGCTGATGAAGAAAAAAGTGCCTTAGAACTTATTAAGTCTGATTGTCCTAATTTAATTATCCTTGCTTTAACTAATACTGAAATCAATAATATTTGTCTTTTTACTCAATTACGAAACAAACCAGAAACCGCTTTAATTTCAGTGATTGTTCTGACTACAATTGCTAATCCTCGACAATGGCGAACAGCAATGGAAATGGGTGCAGATGATGTTCTTTTCTTGCCTTGTACCGATACAGAATTACACAAGGCGATCGCAACTAGACTAACTAAACAAACTTGTTATTTAGCTTATACACAACAAGAATTAGATCAACTCAGAGAAAATATTATTAAATTTTTGCCTCATGAAATGCGGACTGCTTTGACAGGAATTTTATCAGCCTCAGACTTATTAATTAATCAACAATATTCTCTTAACTGGTCAATTATTAGAGAAATGCTGATTTGTATTAATTCATCTAGTCAAAGATTATTGAGATTAATAGATAATTTTTTACTGTATGCAGAATTAAAAGTTATTGAAAACAATCCTGATATTACTCAGCTTTATTGTCTTCATCAAATCGATTCAGTTAAAGAAAAGATTAAAGCGATCGCGCATAAGTCTGCTCAAAAATATTATCGTCAAGATAGTTTGATTATAGACCTACAAAATGCTTGTTTACAAATTAATGAAACTAATCTAACCAAATTAATTGAAGAATTAATTGATAATGCTTGTAAGTTTTCACCAGAGCATAGTGCAATTCATATTAACTCTCAAATTGATAAAAATCAATTTATCTTAACTATTAAAGATTATGGTCGAGGTATGACCCATAAACAAATTGCTTCTATTGACATGGGAATACAATTTGAGCGTAACTATTATGAACAACAAGGATTTGGTTTAGGACTGGCAATAGTTAGACAAATTGCTCAAATATATAAAGTAAAATTAGAAATTAAAAGCATACCTAAACAAACAACAATAGTCAAGTTAGTAATTCCTTTAGCTGACTGCTCAAAAAATTCAACTTATAGCAAAATTACTCATATATCTAATTGGTATTCTACCCAAACTATCAATATTAATTACTCCTTCTAG
- a CDS encoding CHAT domain-containing protein → MQLNIKKRLILLLTLASIGLFTSLLGTNLPMIAQTLASYEQSQIATNASQTAIIEQQGKNYYTQGQWHKAIALWQQVVRSYASQEDFISQGRVLSNLALAYQQLGKWQQAQQSIKASFQLLKQISDNSTQKQRLIAQILNNQGILQLEQGQAEDAIASWQQATEVYQQLNDQEGVIRATINQANAFKALGLYHRAAKTLELLNQTLAQQPVSLLKAVSLRSYGDILRLVGELSQAKETVTKSLTIATQLKSLEDEAKARLSLGNIFWANDDYQKALESYQQGLLTCQASFVCGKSNLPVQINLAQFNLLLDTQFWHRASELIPEIRVSLANLPLSQTNVYKQISFANSLIKLRQKAQQEHKNSTNLPSWQEISQILELAIKKSQNLGSSRAESYAVGLLGQIAEFQQQWLKAENLTEQALMIAQTINAPEISYLWQWQLGRIVQAQGDREGAIDFYTQAIDLLQSLSQDLVAIDPELQYSFRSSVEPVYRGLVSLLLETQPTQANLVQARDTIELLQIAELHNFFREACLDAQPVNIDQVDPQSAVIYPIILRDRLEVIVSIPQQPLYHYSTKISQPKLEAVIETMRQTIVIRSRRDFYFPAQQLYNWLIRPALPQLIKYQIKTIVFVPDGTLRNIPMSALYDGKKYLVEQYDVALTPGLQLLAPRPLQQIKLKTLAAGLTQQRQGFAALEYVNLELTQIEKQIKTVVLLNEKFTAKTLQQQIKFSNYPVVHIATHGQFSSTLDETFLLAWDTRINIGKLDQILQTRSPSQQQAIELLVLSACETAIGDKWAALGLAGMAVRAGARSTLATLWAVNDRSSAELMSQFYQELAKKDITKAKAIRQAQLALINNPAYKHPFYWSPYILVGNWL, encoded by the coding sequence ATGCAGCTAAATATTAAGAAGCGTTTGATTTTATTACTTACTTTAGCTTCAATTGGTTTATTTACGAGTTTGTTGGGAACTAATCTTCCTATGATTGCTCAAACACTAGCAAGTTATGAGCAAAGTCAAATTGCAACCAATGCTTCACAGACAGCTATTATTGAACAACAAGGTAAAAACTATTATACTCAAGGTCAATGGCATAAGGCGATCGCTCTATGGCAACAAGTTGTTCGTAGTTATGCTAGTCAAGAAGATTTCATCAGTCAGGGAAGAGTTTTGAGTAATCTTGCTCTTGCTTATCAGCAATTAGGAAAATGGCAACAAGCGCAGCAAAGTATTAAAGCTAGTTTTCAATTATTGAAACAAATATCGGATAATTCAACTCAAAAACAGCGTTTAATTGCTCAAATTTTGAATAATCAAGGTATTTTACAACTAGAACAAGGTCAAGCCGAAGATGCGATCGCTTCTTGGCAACAAGCTACAGAAGTTTATCAACAACTAAACGATCAAGAGGGAGTAATTCGCGCCACTATTAATCAAGCTAATGCTTTTAAAGCATTGGGTTTATATCATCGTGCTGCCAAAACTTTAGAATTGCTTAACCAAACTTTAGCTCAACAACCAGTTTCTCTACTCAAAGCTGTCAGTTTAAGAAGTTATGGAGATATTCTTCGTTTAGTAGGAGAGCTTTCCCAGGCAAAAGAAACGGTAACAAAAAGTTTAACTATTGCCACTCAATTAAAATCTTTAGAAGACGAAGCTAAAGCTCGATTAAGTTTAGGTAATATTTTCTGGGCAAATGACGATTATCAAAAAGCGTTGGAGTCTTACCAACAAGGATTACTTACTTGTCAAGCAAGTTTTGTTTGTGGCAAGAGTAATTTACCTGTGCAAATTAATTTAGCTCAATTTAATTTACTACTGGATACACAATTTTGGCACAGAGCTTCAGAATTAATTCCAGAAATTCGAGTGAGTCTGGCTAATTTGCCTCTCAGTCAAACTAATGTTTACAAGCAAATTAGTTTTGCTAATAGCTTAATTAAATTAAGGCAAAAAGCACAACAAGAACATAAAAATTCAACTAATCTTCCTAGTTGGCAAGAAATTAGTCAAATACTTGAGCTTGCTATCAAAAAATCTCAAAATTTAGGCTCATCAAGGGCGGAATCCTATGCAGTGGGTTTACTCGGTCAAATAGCAGAATTTCAGCAACAATGGTTAAAAGCCGAAAATTTAACCGAACAAGCATTAATGATTGCTCAGACAATCAATGCACCAGAGATTAGTTATCTTTGGCAATGGCAATTAGGTAGAATAGTTCAGGCACAAGGAGATCGTGAAGGTGCGATTGATTTTTATACCCAAGCTATAGACTTACTTCAATCTCTTAGTCAAGATTTAGTTGCGATCGATCCAGAGCTTCAATATTCTTTTCGCTCAAGTGTTGAACCAGTTTATCGAGGTTTAGTTAGTTTATTATTAGAAACCCAACCTACTCAAGCTAATTTGGTTCAAGCTAGAGATACCATCGAATTACTTCAAATAGCGGAATTACACAATTTTTTCCGTGAAGCTTGCTTAGACGCTCAACCAGTTAATATTGACCAAGTAGATCCTCAATCAGCAGTGATCTATCCAATTATTTTACGCGATCGCTTGGAAGTAATTGTTAGTATCCCTCAACAACCTCTCTATCATTACTCAACCAAAATCTCTCAACCAAAATTGGAAGCAGTAATCGAAACAATGCGTCAAACCATTGTGATCCGTAGTCGAAGAGATTTTTATTTTCCTGCACAACAACTCTACAATTGGTTAATTCGTCCAGCTTTACCCCAATTGATCAAATATCAAATCAAAACTATTGTCTTTGTTCCCGACGGGACTTTACGAAATATTCCCATGTCCGCTTTGTATGACGGTAAAAAATACCTCGTCGAACAATATGATGTTGCTCTCACTCCAGGTTTACAACTTTTAGCACCTCGTCCCCTTCAACAAATTAAACTCAAAACTTTAGCTGCGGGATTAACTCAACAACGACAAGGTTTTGCTGCGTTAGAATATGTTAATTTAGAATTAACACAAATCGAAAAGCAAATCAAAACAGTTGTTTTGCTCAATGAAAAATTTACGGCAAAAACTCTCCAACAACAAATCAAATTTTCTAACTATCCTGTAGTTCATATTGCTACCCACGGACAGTTTAGTTCCACACTCGATGAAACATTTCTGCTTGCTTGGGATACTCGGATTAATATTGGTAAATTAGACCAGATTTTACAAACTCGAAGTCCTTCTCAACAACAAGCGATCGAATTATTAGTACTTAGTGCTTGTGAAACCGCTATTGGTGATAAATGGGCAGCTTTAGGATTAGCAGGTATGGCAGTACGTGCTGGTGCAAGAAGTACCTTAGCTACTCTTTGGGCAGTCAACGATCGCTCATCTGCCGAATTAATGAGTCAATTTTATCAAGAATTAGCCAAGAAAGATATTACTAAAGCTAAAGCTATTAGACAAGCTCAATTAGCTTTAATTAACAATCCTGCCTATAAACATCCTTTTTATTGGTCGCCTTATATTTTAGTTGGAAATTGGCTTTAA